From Halorubrum salinarum, the proteins below share one genomic window:
- a CDS encoding DUF7853 family protein, with protein MTPPTTDGPPAPTTSREEAWVAHAALIDAATAATDDDRPYHRSIESIERGAALDDEGIALLRDALVDYLGDAPVRDRAPGRALLRRTDDAVDAQSSHA; from the coding sequence ATGACCCCTCCCACGACCGACGGGCCGCCCGCGCCGACGACCTCCAGGGAGGAGGCGTGGGTCGCCCACGCCGCGCTGATCGACGCCGCGACCGCCGCCACCGACGACGACAGGCCGTACCACCGTTCGATCGAGTCGATAGAGCGGGGCGCGGCGCTCGACGACGAGGGAATCGCCCTGCTCAGAGACGCGCTCGTCGACTACCTCGGCGACGCGCCGGTCCGCGACCGCGCCCCCGGGCGGGCGCTGTTGCGGCGCACCGACGACGCGGTCGACGCGCAGTCGAGCCACGCGTAG